attaaacaaaatgaagaaggatgcaaacattgttatcaaatctttattattcatagtcattaattaccatatatatgttaatcatattaggtaattccgtagcttttatttaaggaaaaaaatatacgcttcttatattttgagttaatataatgtttcctAATAATTAGATTTGGACCaacattttttcaattgatttttaagCTGCAACGTAAGATAAATTGCATACCTAATTAAGTGACACCTAAtcaaggttttttttaattaataaaaacttaaagttacaactttttaaatggTTGTTAATATATTGAAGATTATTAATTATGTCtctttctaaaaatagaaaaacgaAAGCCATCCTTCTAAAAAATGAGGTGGATTGTTGTACAGAACCTGAACTTGAGAGTTGTCCGTTCGTCAGCCTGCCCATCATAGTCACCATCCCCGTTTTAAAATCCTTGATCGCAACTACTTCATCTTTGTGATTATTTAATATCTTAACTGTTAAACAATGCATGACGTTAATCCGAAATGTCACTTTTATTCTTTGAAGATATTAACAACACGCGCAAGCATATTATTTTAATCTTTAGATAGCAAGAAAAAGCTTATTTGATAGACTTATTAAACCAGTGGACACCAAGTACACAAGTACTTTATACTTGTAACTTGGTATTAAAGCTTGAAACTTTGTATACGCGATTGTAATCCGAGAGAAGTTATAAATGTCCAACGAGTGTCTTCTCTTATAAGTCAACATTAGCTAGAAACATAAAACGAACAAGTCTACTCTACATACACGTGTTGCACTGGATCATCTTTAactgcatttttttttaacttatctTTAGTTGCATGAATTAGTAAGCACAATATACGTTTAGCTAATTATGCAATCATCAGAAATGAGCGACCAAACTTTTTATTCTCGAAAATTCGGAATAGTTTGTCTTGGAAACCTATGCATAAACGCAGAGCGAATtctaaaatttagaaagttataaataattatagattaatgtttttttttaataatttggaGGTTATGCGATTTgtgtgtaaattttttaaaagtctgAAAATGAAAACGAATATTTCATCCAGTTGTGCCATAACTAATTCGATAACTACCATATTTATTCCCAAAATGTTGTCTTTGGTCGTTAGATAGCAAGAGATTGCTCATAACTGGAACTGGTTTTCAATTTCTATTGATAGACTTATTAAACCACTGTATTACATTAGAAAGTACTTATACTTGTTACTTGGtattaaaacttgaaattttgtGTACGTGATGTGATATTGTAAACCGAGAGAAgttataaattaacattaacgAACAGCTCTACATACGCGTCGTGTTACATTGGATCATCTTTTATTGCATAAATTACGAGCCACATACGGTTAGCTAGTAATGGGCAATCATCTAAACAGGTTACCATACGTTTTACTATCGGAAATACGCCATAGTTTAATTCTAGAAACCTATGCATAACCCGGTTATGATAACCGCCATATCAAATCTGCCTTGGCATCAAGACGAAACCAATGTACATAAAAGGCTATCGATTAATTGAATTCATTATGTCGGATTATATACGATTGACACAACGTGTTCAGTGCCCAGTGTCATGGGAAATATCAATATAGTGACACCATGAAATTAACATGATGATAAACATTAATACATAACGACGATAGCTTTTACATACGTTAAGTAGTCCACATAACACTTTTCTTAACTTAAACTAACAGGGACGATACACTTAAAAGCTACATAATTAAACGAAAAATCAAGCTAGGGGGCATATTATTAAGCTCCTCTATCACACTTAGATATATCATAACCGTCACATAACGACGATAGCTTTTACATACGTTAAGTAGTCCACATAACACTTTTCTTAACTTAAACTAACAGGGACGATACACTTAAAAGCTACATAATTAAACGAAAAATCAAGCTAGGGGGCATATTATTAAGCTCCTCTATCACACTTAGATATATCATAACCGTCCtaggattttttttaagaaaagctTGAAGGGAACACACTTATATGTAGTTAACGCCTCTTTTGATTAGTAATTCCATACGCAATCTAGTCCACCATTAAGTAGACCAGCCTTTGTCTCGTTCTCTTCCGCGGTTGTCTGTAGCCAGTAGTTCATTCCGGTGCCACCGTGGGAAGAAGGCAAATTAACGGAGGGGGTCATGGTCGATGCAGAAGACGAACCAAAGTAAGGAAAGTGATTGAAGTTCTCTTGGAACGACCTTATGTTAGATAGAGTTGAAACGTTTCTAGAGACAAAACGAGAAAAATGGTCAAACCCAGGCGGAGCAGGCGGTAGAAGATGGTTGAATGAGTCAACGTTAACATCTAAGCCTGAGGCAGTAGTAGTCGTGGCAGTGGAGAAACAGGACACGTGCTCGGTTATCGCAGTGGCTGTGAGGGTTGTATTGCTGCTACGGCTGTTGTAGGAGTAGCAGCTGTCGGTATAGCCGAGTGTTGTGGTGGGGTCAAATAGAGGAGGGAGTGAGACGGAGGAAGGAGAGCTTGGTTGCTCACGGTAGTTTGTGGAGATTGAGGGTACTTTCGTCTTTTTAGATCCACCGGTACAGCTGCTTACGATAGCACTTGCTTCTCCCCCGGAGGCCCCGGTATTGGCTAAACCGGTTTtcttgaaaaccctagagatcACCCATTCGTCCTGAGGGAGTAAAAAGAAATTTGGGAGAATAACATCaagtaaaattaattaaaagaaaagggTCCTAAAATAGACTTactgaaattttaatatttaatgtatatcAGAAAATCCTGAAATGTCAGAAAATCCTGAATATGGGTTTACGATTTGGGTTTCGCATTGAGCTTTCCAAAAGTaggatgtatttattttttattttgtcaaaaagttaaaaaatttcATGCTTTAAGAAAACACCATTATGATTTAAATCCCAAGAAATAAACCAACAGATCTTTTCTattttatgatccatgatgaTCTCACTTcaaccctaataaatagcctTGCTTTTTCAGCTATCGATATTAAATGCAGAAAAAAGCAAAACAAGAACTCAACGTTACCGATAATGTCATACtcttagaaaacaaaataaaaaagcaaaAGATTATACTAATTTATTAATCAGAGATAAAAAAAGGTTTccagtaaaaaaataataaaaaggttacaaatttaattaaaatacctTTGAGCTTCTAGAGATGAAATGATAAGAGAATTTGCCTTCAAGACGATATTCATGCATAACCCAATTAGTTTTCTCTCCTTTAGGAGCTCTTCCTTTATAAAAGACAAGagtcttcttcatcccaacaaGTGCACAAGTCTTTGAACTATAGATCTCTCGGTCTTTTCCGGTAGCTTTCCAGTAACCAGCCTCCGTTGCTCTGTTCGTTCTCAATCCCGTCGGATACTTCCGGTCACGGAGGCTGAAAAAGTACCATTCTTTCTCTCCCATCTTAGCTTTCCCTAAAAAGTTCATTTGAGAGTGGTTCAATTAGTGAAAACTAAAGcttcaaaaaaaatgacaagAAATATATGTTAGTAAGTTAAGTTGGTTTGTTTTCACTTACCGGGAAGTTGCCAAGGCTCGCACTTGTTGAGATCAACCTCTGCAATGGCGCGGCTTGAGAAGCAACCGTCAAGAACCTTGCGGAGGAGGTAATGGGTGATGAGTTCTTCATCTGTGGGATGAAACCTGAAACCTGGCGGAAGATATTGGCTGTCTCCGCCGTGGTCATAGTGGTAAAGTGGAATGTCCATGAAGAACTGATGTTAAAACTTTTTGGGAGagaaatattaaaccctaaggAGACACAAACTGTTTTGAAGGGGAGGATGTGGTTATAATGTcgatgatattttattttgtttattagtatatttttatacattgggATTTGATAGAACAAAAACGGCGAAATATATGGAGTTTTTTGTagttaaattaacaaaaaaagatcGTAGAGACAATAATTGTAATAAAAAGACAggtacttttttcttttttttttggaaacagGTACGTCTATTCTCTCATAGGAATCTGGGGTTTTCTCTACCTTGTCTTGTAGTAAAGAGAGCAAAGCCAAAAGTAGATTATTACATCACTTTTTAGTTTATCTATAGTTTGTTTTATAGAGTCGAGGGTTTTTaattaaacgaattaaaaaccCAAATTAATCATGAAGCGTCCGTGTTTTTTATTATCTGAGTATGCGTGCGTGCATGAGAAAAAGTGCAGTGGTATTCCCTGTCAGTGATGAAAATATAAGAGATGATGCAGATTGTATCTTTGTCTACGatcttgtttttattatattgttattaTTGCGTTTGGGAACCATACTCTATTATTAATTGTGCATACAACGACTAATCGAAACAATAGTACTGTGCACTTGTAGTAAGGGATTATTAGACGCGCACACTAGTAATTTGGACAATGaagagttttctttttattttaattaaaatttggatATTATATAGATAAGGCTGTTTCAAATCTTGGAGTGTCAGCATAGTACAtgattaaaattatcaaaaaattgaCAGAGATTTCGTTACTACACGCCACCACCTTCTCCACCTTTCACCTCTCtgcctttttcttttcttttatctagactttgttttcattgaattgACTTAAGCCATACTCTGTTTTCATTTCCCACTTTCTTTTGTCATGTGATGGGTTTGTAATATGTATTGGCTTCAAATTTGTAAGATCAGAgagaaaaaacatataattatttttgagttttatgAATGTCATTGCAAGATTTAACAATAATTGAACTAAACATACCAAATAGAATATAGGGCCCCTAGAATATATTGCTGCAGGCCGTTTTTTAGGTTTGTttgatcattatttatataatattgatATTTAGTTTGGTTATACTTTTTCAaccttatataaattttatacacGTGTTTAGGGCAGTGATAAGATACATCACAATTTCATTTGCCTGTcataattaatagtttttatGTGCAAAACCTCGTAAAACGACATAAGTTTGGATCTTCAAGGAAAAAGAATCTTGACACAACATAAAAGCAAAAGAGTATCTCCAAtccttttcattttatttgaaattaaaaaaaaaatagaaaaggattggaaacttttttttttgtcaattaagaGTTAAATTTACTCTAATTCCattttataatagaataaaaaatgtGTTCACTCTGTCTACGAAACCTATTAGTTGttctacttaaaaaaaaagttttatattgGAAATGTTCTAACTAACCTATTAGTTGttctacttaaaaaaaatagttttatattggAAATGTTCTAACTAGTTGTGAAACACTCCATTGAgtcagttgcaaaaaaaaaaaaaacactccattGAGTATTTCACAAATATAACGATAATACTTGCAAAAGACTACTTCCAAATGGTGAAAATGGTGTATAGACCGAAGTATTGACCAACTTTCTCTAGAGAATTtgaatgatataaaaaaaatttccacACTTTAAGGATTCAACATATACAGAAGGCACATAAAAATGACGTGATGCAATTGGGATCTACTTTCAGATGCGATGTATGTTAGCTCAGTGCCTCGATTTAATTATTTGATTGAATTCTATTTCTGCATAATTAGTGTcatattgacaaaaaataataatatatttgttacTAATTAGTTAAGTAATTAACTATTAAATGACAACAATTTAAGATAATGAGATGTGTTACAAGAGttatttaattaagaaaataaacacatataaaataataactaaatatttatagtaaaatattatgtgtactgaaataatttatttatatctgttatctaaatattataatatattaaataataaatctcttattttgaaataattttattgtaatttatttttatgtactaatattatataataattattatttgtattttaaatattaaataataacaaaattataatttgtaatataataatataaaatattcttagtGTGAAGTTTGGTGTTGTGGTTGAAGACTTGTTTTTAAATGTTGAAGctacattaaaataatataattttcatattaaaatagTGTTATGAATCGAAGAAGAAATAAGCTATAATTCTTTTCATAGAAACTAATGCGTGAGGATTAATTTTTTATCCGTGGAACATTTCTATAAAACTATTtagagaaaagaaacaaaaccactacaagaaaaatacgTTTTAATAGCAGACCAGGATAGCGTTTTTTCGCTTTCTGCTATGGTTGATATATTCGTTAGttttagatagcgtttgtaTTTTTGGAAACGCTATGATTGAGCGGCATCAATCGAAACGCTATGATAGCATACATttaatacactacaagaaaacagcgacatactgagggaaaaaatcgtcggtatgtcgtcggaataacgttattccgacgacataccgacgaaacaagtcctcggaaataactccttggaaattcatttttcctcggaaatccctcggaattttccgacggaattccgaggaaacaaatttccgaagaaattccgaggaccacctgttcgtcggaaagctcctcggaatataccgagggagagcttcctcgggatatttcaATGgattttccgatggtccaatcctcggaagtt
This genomic stretch from Brassica napus cultivar Da-Ae chromosome C9, Da-Ae, whole genome shotgun sequence harbors:
- the LOC106435470 gene encoding protein CUP-SHAPED COTYLEDON 2; translation: MDIPLYHYDHGGDSQYLPPGFRFHPTDEELITHYLLRKVLDGCFSSRAIAEVDLNKCEPWQLPGKAKMGEKEWYFFSLRDRKYPTGLRTNRATEAGYWKATGKDREIYSSKTCALVGMKKTLVFYKGRAPKGEKTNWVMHEYRLEGKFSYHFISRSSKDEWVISRVFKKTGLANTGASGGEASAIVSSCTGGSKKTKVPSISTNYREQPSSPSSVSLPPLFDPTTTLGYTDSCYSYNSRSSNTTLTATAITEHVSCFSTATTTTASGLDVNVDSFNHLLPPAPPGFDHFSRFVSRNVSTLSNIRSFQENFNHFPYFGSSSASTMTPSVNLPSSHGGTGMNYWLQTTAEENETKAGLLNGGLDCVWNY